The genomic segment TCCTTGCGGCTGTATGTAACGTTGACCAAGATAAAGCCAAGCTCCCCGCGCAGCTTCAGGATCTCCTGGCGTAGGTGCAGGTTCAGCTCCGGATCGAGGCTTGACAGCGGCTCGTCCATCATCACGATAGTAGGATTGGCGACTAAGGCGCGGGCCAACGCGACGCGCTTCTGCTGCCCACCACAGAGCTCTCGCCAGGTTTTGCCTGTGTACAATCGGCCATACGCACCATCTCCAAATACTTCTCGAATTCGGTCCGGTCCATACCGGGATTTCCTGTGCACGTCGTAGCGCAGCGCAAACTCGATGTGTTGTGACATCACCCGATCAGAAAGGCCACCACAAGGCCGCTTTTCCGTTAAATCCTTACATTGACCGGCTCCTTGCCACAGCGTTATATTTGTTCGAATATCACCACGCGCAGAAGCCGCGCATGAAAAGGACGTGTCATGATCCATGCCGATCGTATTCTGTGCATCTCTTTCCTTGCACTGGCTGCAGCAATCAATCTGAACCCAAGTGCTGTCGCAGCCGACGAACTCGTCGTGCTGACGACCACTACGACCCAGGATAGCGGCATCCTGAAACACCTAACAGAAGCCTTTGAGCGCAAGACCGGCATCAAGGTAAAGACAATCGTCGCGGGAAGCGGCGACATCCTGAAGCAAGGTGCGCGCGGTGAGGGCGACGTTCTTCTGACGCATTCGCCCGAGGCCGAAAAGCAATGGTTGGCGCAGGGCTATGGGCTGTCGCGACGCCTCGTCATGTACAACGATTTCGTGATCATCGGCCCTCCGGAAGATCCGGCGGGTATCAAGGGATTGTGGGCGGCAGACGCGATGAAGCGGATCGCCGAGAGGAGGGCGGTATTCGTTTCCCGCGGAGATCAATCGGGTACACATGTCAGGGAGCTGGCGATGTGGCGACGGGCCGGCATCGATCCCAAAGGCC from the Betaproteobacteria bacterium genome contains:
- a CDS encoding ATP-binding cassette domain-containing protein, coding for MDHDTSFSCAASARGDIRTNITLWQGAGQCKDLTEKRPCGGLSDRVMSQHIEFALRYDVHRKSRYGPDRIREVFGDGAYGRLYTGKTWRELCGGQQKRVALARALVANPTIVMMDEPLSSLDPELNLHLRQEILKLRGELGFILVNVTYSRKEAADIGSCLIVMHQNMIVFRKNLLTQMRTQANTRDGAHSTRIWTAPRVAGPSDGGISGWRATPTLPADQVFPDPRPCADARRCVAYWASPDSTDTSGRYNDLFRPYSTFNPCRNSGTTSVRRSV
- a CDS encoding substrate-binding domain-containing protein, producing the protein MIHADRILCISFLALAAAINLNPSAVAADELVVLTTTTTQDSGILKHLTEAFERKTGIKVKTIVAGSGDILKQGARGEGDVLLTHSPEAEKQWLAQGYGLSRRLVMYNDFVIIGPPEDPAGIKGLWAADAMKRIAERRAVFVSRGDQSGTHVRELAMWRRAGIDPKGQPWYRETGQVCSAKMRSGELRGLATAKLELCTK